The following proteins are co-located in the Fusobacteria bacterium ZRK30 genome:
- a CDS encoding NCS2 family permease, with the protein MLERMFKLTERETSVKQEVIGGLTTFMTMSYIIFVNPSIMSDTGMDKGALITITCLSAAIGSLIAAFWANAPLGLAPGMGLNAFFTYTLVIGKGIPWETALGVVFISGLFFLVMSIGGIRERIAQAIPVELKIASTAGIGLFIAFIGLKSMGLIVANPATFVSLGKFTPTVVLGVIGIMVSALLELRNVKGGMLIGMITTTVLGMMIGVVELPTQIISMPPSIAPIAFKLDILGALQFALIGPIFSFMFVDLFDSLGTLIACAKEMGMEDEDGNILSLGRMIHTDVASTIVGSLLGSSTVTTLSETTAGIAAGARTGLASVVIGILFLLSLLFTPIVGIVPAYATAPALIIVGIYMFKNLKELNLHDFKTALPVFATVIMMPLTYSISTGLSFGFLSFIVVHVGTGEYNKVSPVLWAIGGLSLLSLVV; encoded by the coding sequence ATGTTGGAAAGAATGTTTAAATTGACCGAGAGAGAAACTTCGGTAAAGCAAGAGGTTATTGGGGGACTTACTACGTTTATGACTATGTCATATATTATATTTGTAAATCCTTCTATAATGTCAGACACAGGAATGGATAAAGGGGCTCTTATTACTATTACATGTTTAAGTGCTGCAATTGGTAGTTTGATAGCGGCATTTTGGGCAAATGCACCACTTGGATTAGCACCAGGGATGGGACTTAATGCATTTTTTACCTATACATTGGTTATTGGAAAGGGAATACCTTGGGAAACAGCGTTAGGAGTTGTATTTATATCGGGATTATTCTTTTTAGTTATGTCAATTGGAGGAATAAGAGAGAGGATAGCCCAGGCAATTCCTGTGGAACTGAAGATAGCTTCTACAGCGGGAATCGGACTTTTTATAGCTTTTATAGGACTAAAAAGTATGGGACTTATCGTAGCAAATCCGGCAACATTTGTATCACTTGGTAAATTTACTCCTACAGTTGTTTTAGGAGTTATAGGAATCATGGTATCAGCTCTCTTAGAGCTTAGAAATGTAAAGGGTGGAATGTTGATTGGGATGATCACTACGACTGTTTTAGGGATGATGATAGGAGTTGTTGAACTTCCTACACAGATAATCTCAATGCCGCCGTCAATAGCACCTATAGCATTTAAATTAGATATATTAGGAGCTTTACAATTTGCATTGATCGGGCCTATATTTTCATTTATGTTTGTAGACCTGTTTGATTCATTGGGAACTCTTATCGCCTGTGCCAAGGAGATGGGGATGGAAGATGAAGACGGGAATATCTTATCACTGGGTAGGATGATCCATACAGATGTAGCATCTACAATAGTAGGGTCACTATTAGGATCTAGTACCGTTACCACATTATCAGAAACTACAGCAGGGATAGCAGCAGGAGCCAGAACAGGGTTAGCTTCAGTTGTCATCGGGATATTGTTTTTACTTTCACTGTTATTTACACCCATTGTAGGGATTGTACCAGCTTATGCTACAGCACCGGCTCTTATTATTGTTGGAATCTATATGTTTAAAAACCTGAAGGAACTAAATCTCCATGATTTTAAAACAGCGCTGCCAGTATTTGCAACAGTTATCATGATGCCTCTTACATACAGTATCAGTACCGGGCTTAGTTTTGGATTTTTATCATTTATAGTAGTTCATGTAGGAACAGGGGAATATAATAAAGTTTCTCCGGTTTTATGGGCTATAGGGGGACTTTCACTTCTAAGTTTAGTAGTATAA
- a CDS encoding SoxR reducing system RseC family protein, translating to MENKGIVRKIEGKNLYIELFRDSSCAHCSGCGQKDKTIADLYQYELNEDIKVNIGDLITFEINNKFILNLALLIYILPVILMILSYIIASKLGASEGQGIFVSFATLVISFLGFYIYDKKSGSKLIKEEISIKEVVPADEIKITTCGPKE from the coding sequence GTGGAAAATAAAGGAATTGTTAGAAAAATTGAAGGAAAAAATTTATATATAGAACTATTTAGAGACAGTTCTTGTGCTCACTGCTCTGGATGCGGGCAGAAAGATAAAACTATAGCTGATCTATATCAATACGAGCTTAACGAGGATATAAAAGTAAATATAGGAGATCTTATAACCTTTGAGATAAATAATAAATTTATCTTGAATTTGGCTCTTCTCATCTATATCCTCCCTGTAATTTTAATGATTCTAAGCTATATCATAGCTTCTAAATTAGGTGCCAGTGAAGGGCAGGGAATATTTGTCAGTTTCGCTACCCTGGTGATATCATTTTTAGGTTTTTATATCTACGATAAAAAAAGTGGGAGTAAATTGATCAAAGAGGAGATCTCTATCAAGGAAGTTGTCCCTGCCGATGAGATAAAGATAACCACTTGTGGTCCTAAAGAATAA